One segment of Ipomoea triloba cultivar NCNSP0323 chromosome 12, ASM357664v1 DNA contains the following:
- the LOC115999024 gene encoding uncharacterized protein LOC115999024 isoform X2 → MASRTLAIHLFRKVRTIQYGSPRLLHHGPDTVEELLDRHIVKEERKSLNGDDNEILTRQRLTSTRREALSLYRDIIRATRFFMWPDSRGLLWRDILRENTRKEFEEARSERDPEVITRLLIGGRDALQSALDKLVEKQKQEIQKQQGNSKSSPIL, encoded by the exons ATGGCATCTCGAACCTTGGCAATCCATCTTTTCAGGAAAGTCCGAACCATCCAATACGGGTCGCCCCGCCTCTTGCACCACGGGCCAGACACTGTGGAGGAGCTTCTCGATAGGCACATCGTCAAGGAGGAGAGGAAGAGTCTCAACGGCGACGATAATGAAATTTTGACCCGCCAGCGGCTCACCAGCACTCGCCGCGAGGCACTTAGTCTCTACAGGGACATCATCCGGGCTACCCGGTTCTTCATGTGGCCTGACTCCCGAGGCCTTCTTTGGCGTGATATTCTTAGAGAGAATACCCGGAAGGAATTCGAGGAGGCCCGATCCGAAAGGGACCCGGAAGTTATCACGCGTTTGCTGATTGGGGGTCGCGACGCTCTGCAATCTGCGCTTGATAAACTTGTTGAGAAACAGAAGCAAGAGATCCAGAAGCAACAAGGCAATTCAAAATCTTCTCCAATTTTGTg A
- the LOC115999024 gene encoding uncharacterized protein LOC115999024 isoform X1: MASRTLAIHLFRKVRTIQYGSPRLLHHGPDTVEELLDRHIVKEERKSLNGDDNEILTRQRLTSTRREALSLYRDIIRATRFFMWPDSRGLLWRDILRENTRKEFEEARSERDPEVITRLLIGGRDALQSALDKLVEKQKQEIQKQQGNSKSSPILWY; the protein is encoded by the exons ATGGCATCTCGAACCTTGGCAATCCATCTTTTCAGGAAAGTCCGAACCATCCAATACGGGTCGCCCCGCCTCTTGCACCACGGGCCAGACACTGTGGAGGAGCTTCTCGATAGGCACATCGTCAAGGAGGAGAGGAAGAGTCTCAACGGCGACGATAATGAAATTTTGACCCGCCAGCGGCTCACCAGCACTCGCCGCGAGGCACTTAGTCTCTACAGGGACATCATCCGGGCTACCCGGTTCTTCATGTGGCCTGACTCCCGAGGCCTTCTTTGGCGTGATATTCTTAGAGAGAATACCCGGAAGGAATTCGAGGAGGCCCGATCCGAAAGGGACCCGGAAGTTATCACGCGTTTGCTGATTGGGGGTCGCGACGCTCTGCAATCTGCGCTTGATAAACTTGTTGAGAAACAGAAGCAAGAGATCCAGAAGCAACAAGGCAATTCAAAATCTTCTCCAATTTTGTg GTATTGA
- the LOC115999257 gene encoding pentatricopeptide repeat-containing protein At5g15010, mitochondrial isoform X1, which yields MARNVQKSQTLAIHLIRKPHTVKYGSPLFLHNRRDTVEELLDRHIFKEKKSLNNDDNEILSHRRTHCEALSLCRDIIRATRFFMWRDNSKPSPILRLGFPTFGSISSSYTSSSNEQLDNPSLDSKNGDTRYEYCSDSDEDNGNPVVHGSQVYPNESLETIMGILRVPGASASQVNRQLEQCHVKILPELVSDVLSRVRNDWELAFTFFLWAGKQSGYAHSVREYHSMIAILGKMRKFDTAWALIDEMRGGRNGPSFVSPNTLLIMIRKYCAAHDVGKAISTFHAHRRFNFEIGMEEFQKLLSALCRYKNVKAAESLMFSNKKVFPLNTKSFNVILNGWCNVVGELREGKRIWRLMKEMGVPRDVYSYSSIMSSYSKSTNLNAVLRLFDQMKEYGIAPDRKVYNAVIHALAKERLMKEAQNVMKTMEEKGISPDVVTYNSIIMPICKRRLLNEAKWIFNEMTKRGITPTVRTYHAFFRILRTEEEVFELLHNMNVMGCHPTHETYIMLIRKFCRWQQLDLVFKLWADMIQNGLDPDRSSYIVLIHGLFLNGKLEDAHKYYLEMKEKDLLPEPKIEEMLQAWIAGKQAAGPMMTNSIETIGIFSSPEKNKVSIKPKKMGRERDFFRHPENRVVTKESGFSFWD from the exons ATGGCCAGAAATGTCCAAAAATCTCAAACCTTGGCTATCCATCTTATCAGGAAGCCCCATACAGTCAAATACGGGTCACCCCTCTTCTTGCACAACAGGCGAGACACTGTGGAGGAGCTTCTCGATAGGCACATCTTCAAGGAGAAGAAGAGTCTCAACAACGATGATAACGAAATTCTGTCTCACCGGCGCACTCACTGTGAAGCGCTTAGTCTCTGCAGGGACATCATCCGGGCTACCAGATTCTTCATGTGGCGAGACAATTCAAAACCCTCTCCTATTTTGAG GTTGGGTTTCCCTACTTTTGGAAGTATTTCCTCCTCTTATACTTCCTCGAGCAATGAGCAGTTGGATAACCCTTCTCTGGATAGTAAAAATGGTGATACTCGTTATGAATATTGTAGTGATAGTGATGAAGACAATGGCAATCCTGTAGTCCATGGAAGCCAGGTTTATCCCAACGAAAGTCTTGAAACAATAATGGGTATTTTGCGAGTTCCGGGGGCTAGTGCATCTCAAGTGAATCGACAGCTTGAGCAATGTCATGTGAAGATCTTGCCTGAGCTAGTATCAGATGTTCTTTCCAGGGTACGTAATGACTGGGAATTGGCATTCACATTTTTTCTTTGGGCTGGCAAACAGTCAGGTTATGCCCATTCTGTGCGTGAGTATCACTCCATGATTGCTATACTTGGGAAAATGAGGAAGTTTGACACTGCCTGGGCTTTGATTGATGAGATGAGGGGTGGGAGGAATGGACCATCATTTGTCAGTCCAAATACACTCTTAATTATGATAAGGAAATATTGTGCTGCACATGATGTTGGAAAAGCCATCAGTACATTCCATGCACATAGGCGGTTTAACTTTGAGATAGGAATGGAAGAATTCCAGAAGCTCCTGTCTGCACTTTGTAGGTACAAGAATGTAAAAGCTGCTGAATCCCTGATGTTCAGTAACAAAAAAGTTTTTCCTTTGAATACCAAGAGTTTCAATGTCATTCTTAATGGATGGTGTAATGTTGTTGGTGAGTTGCGTGAAGGAAAGAGAATCTGGAGGCTGATGAAGGAGATGGGGGTTCCACGTGATGTTTACTCATATTCTAGCATCATGTCTAGCTATTCAAAATCCACTAATCTCAATGCTGTACTTAGGCTTTTCGACCAGATGAAAGAATATGGTATAGCACCCGATAGGAAGGTATACAATGCAGTCATTCATGCCCTTGCAAAGGAAAGGCTAATGAAAGAAGCTCAGAATGTAATGAAGACGATGGAAGAGAAGGGTATCTCTCCTGATGTTGTTACTTACAACTCAATAATCATGCCCATTTGTAAGCGTCGTCTATTAAATGAAGCCAAATGGATTTTTAATGAGATGACAAAACGAGGTATAACTCCGACTGTACGAACTTACCATGCTTTCTTCCGCATCCTGAGAACCGAAGAAGAAGTTTTTGAACTTCTCCATAACATGAATGTGATGGGCTGTCATCCAACACATGAAACTTACATCATGCTAATTAGAAAGTTTTGTCGTTGGCAACAACTTGATCTTGTCTTCAAGTTGTGGGCTGATATGATTCAGAATGGGCTTGATCCTGACCGAAGCTCATACATTGTGCTGATACATGGACTCTTTTTGAATGGAAAGCTAGAGGATGCACACAAATACTATTTGGAGATGAAAGAAAAAGATTTATTACCAGAACCAAAGATAGAAGAGATGCTTCAGGCTTGGATTGCTGGTAAGCAAGCAGCAGGTCCAATGATGACAAATTCAATTGAGACTATAGGAATTTTTAGTAGCccagaaaaaaataaagtcagtataaaacccaaaaaaatgggTAGGGAAAGGGATTTCTTCCGACATCCTGAGAATAGAGTGGTTACAAAAGAAAGTGGCTTTTCCTTTTGGGATTAA
- the LOC115999257 gene encoding pentatricopeptide repeat-containing protein At5g15010, mitochondrial isoform X2 encodes MLVKFLNTRLGFPTFGSISSSYTSSSNEQLDNPSLDSKNGDTRYEYCSDSDEDNGNPVVHGSQVYPNESLETIMGILRVPGASASQVNRQLEQCHVKILPELVSDVLSRVRNDWELAFTFFLWAGKQSGYAHSVREYHSMIAILGKMRKFDTAWALIDEMRGGRNGPSFVSPNTLLIMIRKYCAAHDVGKAISTFHAHRRFNFEIGMEEFQKLLSALCRYKNVKAAESLMFSNKKVFPLNTKSFNVILNGWCNVVGELREGKRIWRLMKEMGVPRDVYSYSSIMSSYSKSTNLNAVLRLFDQMKEYGIAPDRKVYNAVIHALAKERLMKEAQNVMKTMEEKGISPDVVTYNSIIMPICKRRLLNEAKWIFNEMTKRGITPTVRTYHAFFRILRTEEEVFELLHNMNVMGCHPTHETYIMLIRKFCRWQQLDLVFKLWADMIQNGLDPDRSSYIVLIHGLFLNGKLEDAHKYYLEMKEKDLLPEPKIEEMLQAWIAGKQAAGPMMTNSIETIGIFSSPEKNKVSIKPKKMGRERDFFRHPENRVVTKESGFSFWD; translated from the exons ATGCTGGTTAAGTTTTTGAATACAAG GTTGGGTTTCCCTACTTTTGGAAGTATTTCCTCCTCTTATACTTCCTCGAGCAATGAGCAGTTGGATAACCCTTCTCTGGATAGTAAAAATGGTGATACTCGTTATGAATATTGTAGTGATAGTGATGAAGACAATGGCAATCCTGTAGTCCATGGAAGCCAGGTTTATCCCAACGAAAGTCTTGAAACAATAATGGGTATTTTGCGAGTTCCGGGGGCTAGTGCATCTCAAGTGAATCGACAGCTTGAGCAATGTCATGTGAAGATCTTGCCTGAGCTAGTATCAGATGTTCTTTCCAGGGTACGTAATGACTGGGAATTGGCATTCACATTTTTTCTTTGGGCTGGCAAACAGTCAGGTTATGCCCATTCTGTGCGTGAGTATCACTCCATGATTGCTATACTTGGGAAAATGAGGAAGTTTGACACTGCCTGGGCTTTGATTGATGAGATGAGGGGTGGGAGGAATGGACCATCATTTGTCAGTCCAAATACACTCTTAATTATGATAAGGAAATATTGTGCTGCACATGATGTTGGAAAAGCCATCAGTACATTCCATGCACATAGGCGGTTTAACTTTGAGATAGGAATGGAAGAATTCCAGAAGCTCCTGTCTGCACTTTGTAGGTACAAGAATGTAAAAGCTGCTGAATCCCTGATGTTCAGTAACAAAAAAGTTTTTCCTTTGAATACCAAGAGTTTCAATGTCATTCTTAATGGATGGTGTAATGTTGTTGGTGAGTTGCGTGAAGGAAAGAGAATCTGGAGGCTGATGAAGGAGATGGGGGTTCCACGTGATGTTTACTCATATTCTAGCATCATGTCTAGCTATTCAAAATCCACTAATCTCAATGCTGTACTTAGGCTTTTCGACCAGATGAAAGAATATGGTATAGCACCCGATAGGAAGGTATACAATGCAGTCATTCATGCCCTTGCAAAGGAAAGGCTAATGAAAGAAGCTCAGAATGTAATGAAGACGATGGAAGAGAAGGGTATCTCTCCTGATGTTGTTACTTACAACTCAATAATCATGCCCATTTGTAAGCGTCGTCTATTAAATGAAGCCAAATGGATTTTTAATGAGATGACAAAACGAGGTATAACTCCGACTGTACGAACTTACCATGCTTTCTTCCGCATCCTGAGAACCGAAGAAGAAGTTTTTGAACTTCTCCATAACATGAATGTGATGGGCTGTCATCCAACACATGAAACTTACATCATGCTAATTAGAAAGTTTTGTCGTTGGCAACAACTTGATCTTGTCTTCAAGTTGTGGGCTGATATGATTCAGAATGGGCTTGATCCTGACCGAAGCTCATACATTGTGCTGATACATGGACTCTTTTTGAATGGAAAGCTAGAGGATGCACACAAATACTATTTGGAGATGAAAGAAAAAGATTTATTACCAGAACCAAAGATAGAAGAGATGCTTCAGGCTTGGATTGCTGGTAAGCAAGCAGCAGGTCCAATGATGACAAATTCAATTGAGACTATAGGAATTTTTAGTAGCccagaaaaaaataaagtcagtataaaacccaaaaaaatgggTAGGGAAAGGGATTTCTTCCGACATCCTGAGAATAGAGTGGTTACAAAAGAAAGTGGCTTTTCCTTTTGGGATTAA